From the Misgurnus anguillicaudatus chromosome 17, ASM2758022v2, whole genome shotgun sequence genome, one window contains:
- the nhlh2 gene encoding helix-loop-helix protein 2, which produces MMLSPDQTDSDLTWTQSDSDCLNVMKVECHEPLEAGDGKTRTLVPAALTREEKRRRRRATAKYRSAHATRERIRVEAFNVAFAELRKLLPTLPPDKKLSKIEILRLAICYISYLNHVLDV; this is translated from the coding sequence ATGATGCTGAGTCCCGATCAGACGGATTCGGATCTCACCTGGACACAGTCGGACTCGGACTGTCTGAACGTCATGAAGGTGGAGTGTCACGAGCCCTTGGAGGCCGGCGACGGCAAAACACGCACACTCGTGCCCGCCGCGCTCACCAGGGAAGAGAAGAGACGAAGGCGGCGCGCCACCGCGAAATACCGCTCTGCTCATGCCACGCGAGAGCGAATCCGCGTGGAGGCGTTCAACGTAGCGTTCGCTGAGCTTAGAAAGCTGCTACCGACACTCCCACCCGACAAGAAGCTGTCAAAGATTGAGATCCTTCGCCTGGCTATCTGTTACATATCTTACCTTAACCACGTTTTGGACGTTTAA